From the Chitinivorax tropicus genome, one window contains:
- the tssE gene encoding type VI secretion system baseplate subunit TssE: protein MAELTAQERLQPSLLDRLTDDEVGNRQEPREKRVLSMRALRAAVLRDLNWLLNTVCLDTVQSLTEYPHVASSVLNFGMQDLSGRTHSGLDLGALERSLRQSIWDYEPRIVRNTVRVRALAEEQSQGGNMLVFEIEGELWGQPLPERLYLKTAVNLETGEKQVLDGMGALG, encoded by the coding sequence ATGGCCGAGCTGACCGCCCAGGAGCGTTTGCAGCCTTCCCTGCTGGATCGCCTGACCGATGATGAAGTCGGTAATCGGCAGGAACCACGTGAAAAGCGGGTGTTGTCGATGCGTGCATTGCGCGCTGCTGTGTTGCGTGATTTGAACTGGCTGCTGAACACGGTCTGTCTGGATACGGTACAAAGTCTGACCGAATACCCGCATGTGGCGTCGTCGGTCTTGAATTTCGGCATGCAGGATCTGTCCGGCAGGACTCACTCAGGCCTGGATCTCGGGGCGTTGGAGCGTAGCTTGCGGCAATCCATCTGGGATTACGAGCCCCGTATCGTCCGCAATACCGTCAGAGTGCGTGCCCTGGCGGAGGAGCAAAGCCAGGGTGGCAATATGCTGGTTTTTGAAATCGAAGGCGAGCTGTGGGGGCAGCCCCTACCGGAGCGGCTGTATCTGAAAACGGCGGTGAACTTGGAGACGGGCGAGAAGCAGGTGCTCGATGGCATGGGGGCGCTCGGTTGA
- a CDS encoding type VI secretion system accessory protein TagJ — MSAIEALRAGRLQEALELLQQEVRQHPADGKRRVFLFQLLCVMGQWDRANTQLNVVADLDKQAMPMVQTYREVLRCEVLRGEVFAGKRSPLVLGDPPAWLGLLIEALRLLGEGKADEARRLREQAFEAAPAIAGTIDDVPFSWIADADSRLGPVLEFIANGRYYWLPWERVQRLSMEAPTDLRDKIWMPAEVGLANGGELFGFIPTRYAETCETDDDVLKLAGRTDWVALGAEAARGLGQRMLTTDADDYPLLDVRQVLLTPPAQQGAVADQ, encoded by the coding sequence ATGTCAGCCATTGAAGCGTTGCGGGCAGGGCGGTTGCAAGAGGCGCTGGAACTGCTCCAGCAGGAAGTCCGCCAACATCCGGCAGATGGCAAGCGGCGGGTGTTCCTGTTTCAACTGCTCTGTGTGATGGGGCAGTGGGATCGGGCCAATACCCAGCTGAATGTGGTGGCCGACCTCGATAAGCAAGCAATGCCAATGGTGCAGACCTATCGAGAAGTCCTGCGCTGTGAAGTGCTGCGTGGCGAGGTGTTTGCGGGCAAGCGTTCGCCGTTGGTGCTGGGTGATCCACCCGCATGGCTGGGGTTGCTGATCGAAGCATTGCGCCTGTTGGGCGAAGGAAAGGCCGATGAGGCGCGACGGTTGCGCGAACAGGCTTTCGAGGCAGCTCCCGCCATTGCCGGCACGATAGACGATGTACCTTTCAGCTGGATCGCTGATGCGGATTCACGCTTGGGGCCGGTGCTGGAATTCATTGCCAATGGTCGTTATTACTGGCTGCCATGGGAGCGTGTCCAACGGTTGTCGATGGAAGCCCCGACTGATCTGCGCGACAAGATCTGGATGCCAGCCGAGGTCGGATTGGCAAATGGCGGAGAGTTGTTTGGCTTCATCCCTACCCGCTATGCCGAAACCTGTGAAACTGACGATGACGTGCTCAAGTTGGCGGGGCGTACCGATTGGGTGGCGTTGGGAGCAGAGGCTGCGCGTGGCCTGGGGCAGCGGATGCTGACCACCGATGCCGATGATTACCCGTTGCTGGATGTCCGGCAGGTCTTACTCACTCCACCAGCGCAGCAAGGTGCCGTGGCGGATCAATAA